The Fusarium falciforme chromosome 10, complete sequence DNA segment CCGTCTCGTACTCGCTCTTGGCTCTGATGCGAGGGCCGTATTTGAACAGCACCCAAGGAACAGGAAGCAATGCCACTGCGATAAATCCCAAAAGACTGCTCGCCCAGTCGATTCCCAGCTTCTGGTACACTTCAAAGAGTCAGCTATCGTCTGTGCTTCAGGGTGGGATGTACTTACTCTGGATCGTGAACAGTGGGAACACTCCAGCAAAGCCGTACCGCGCAAGACTGTTCGCGCTGGCTGCACTAGCCACCACACTTCCGTGATATGTATCGGTTGTGTACTGGATAGTGCTGACGAACACGCATAGATTTCCCCATGCAAATACGAtcatggctgctgctggactGGCCCACGATACTCCCGGCCGCGCTGTCCAGGCAAACCAGAATAGGCCGATCGGCAACCCAATACTCCCGATCATCGCTGGATACAGTCGGTGCTCAGGCGGGATCTGGTGGGGAGGATACTTGTGGGCTTTTGTGCGGTAGAGGAAGACGTCGCAGAGGATGACCGTAACGAGACCGAGGATACACCCGATGACGATGGAGAGAAATACCAAGCCCGACTCCTCGATCGAAAACTGATAAACCCTCCCGAACGTATACGGCACAGCAGCGAAGAAGCTAAAGAGCGTCCCAAACTCGGCCGAAACGTAAAGACAGATGAGCCCAGTGATGGGCTCGAAGAAAAGCATTCGGATCGGTCGCACGACAGCCACGACGGCAAAGGCCTTGAGGCGAGCGGAAAGAGGCGGCGAGGGTTCGACCTTGAGgcccatcttcttggccagttTGCGCTTGATTGCTGGGTGGAAGGTTTCCTCGGAGAAGGCTGTGACAATCATGGCGAAGATGGCGAAGAAGATCAGGGTCCATTGTGTCCAGCGCCAACCTTTGCGGTTGACGACGAACGAGCCGATGACTGGTCTTTGAAGGGTTAGTAAGGCTACACGAGAGGCTTGACAAGGTGTATACTTGCCCTAGTCCAGGCCCTAGAAACGGCATCAGGATAAACACGGCAGACACAGGCCCCCTATTCTTGGGCGTAAACGTCTCCGACAACGTCCCCGGCGCGACAGCGAGCACAGGACCCCAACACAACCCAGCCATGAAGCGCAAGAAACACAGCCCGCCCATGTTGTGCACGAAGCCTGCGCCGAGGGTGAAGAAGGCCCCGAGGGGCACGCTCGCAGCGTAGATAATGTACCGACCGATGGTCTCGGACAGAGGACCGCCGATGACGGGGCCGAAGCCGAGTGCGAGGACGTACATTGTCagagggaggagggcgaCAGTGCTGCTGACGTTGAACTCAGTCATAAGTTGGCCGCGGGCGGCGCTCATGATGGAGGTACCAACTGATCTGAATGCCAAGGTTAGGAATGGTCTCGAAGAAGGTATTCGCACTTACGCTAGAAATGCCGCCGAGGATAGCATCACGACTTGCaatgccttcttcctcgctgGCCAGTTGAAGGGGTTGTGCGGGCTGTTGTCCCAGTCCAACTCGTCCACGACATCAGGACTCTCCTTTGACTGCGCAACTTCGACATCATTTTCAGTCGTGGAGTCGTTTCGAATTGAAGCAGCCAACGCGACATCCCCATTCACCGTCGCGGCGTCTTCAATCAGAGTTGTCGCCATTGTAATGCACGATCTATCACACAAAGGGCTTGTTTCTCATCTCCAGAACAGCACCCCCATCTAGATATAAAAGATCTAAGATCTCGCCTGCTGATCAAACAAGTGCTCAATAATAGAAATGCCCTGGAATTGCGACATTGTGGTCATCCGGGGCATAAATGGAAATAATTCCGACGGGGTTTATGGCGGTTAATGTGATTACTGATCCTTTGATGCGGTGTTGCCCACGGCCAAGCCCATCACTAGTGCGGGAATGGGCCTGGGGAATAAATGATGACTATGCCAGAGCTCAACCTAGGATGAAATTATGTCACTTCTCCGAGGTTTGGTTGAGTTTTTGTTGGGTGtcgtccttggcctcgcatccatcatctgccACGCCCTTAAGTTGACCTCCCCTCGGCAACAGATTAATAACCTGCTGCAATGAAAGGAAACCGGTTTCCTAGGTTGCCATGCAATACAAAGCATCAACGGTCCCTCGGCTTGTTCTGTCGCTTAGAAATCGCACCCATCATTGGATCATCGCCACGTCGAGATACCACGAGGAACATGGCCAAGCTCGCCTTTgagattattaaatagcGAAAGCCTTACACGGCAAACTCAACCCGATGTTTGAATTTGCCATGGACTTTTGCCGAGGTTTGACCAAACATCCTCTGAGGAGCATGACCTCGGGCtctttgatgatgagggGTAGACTTCACAATGGTAAGGCAGGTTCAGAGTGAATGCACCAACGGTGGGGGTCCATTAATGTTAATCTCTATGCCTCTACACACGCGTCTAGAATGGCCGTTGGCGACGAGACCGCTCGAGCTGACTTAGTCAGTTGCCAGGCAGCTGAATCAACTTGTAGTCACCATCCAGGTAAAACCACTGATCGTACTTGGCAGGCCTCTCAGCAGCAGGCAGGACATTGGACTTGGCGGGGAGGTTAAACTTCTTGGTGGCATCCTTGCTGGGGACGAAGCTCTTCTTGTACTTCTTGGTGCTGGTCTGGTTGTAGTTGATCTCGTTGGAGTCGACCTTGCCCCGGACGAGGTCCTGCCAGTCGCCGTGGCTGtccttgatggtct contains these protein-coding regions:
- a CDS encoding MFS domain-containing protein, with product MATTLIEDAATVNGDVALAASIRNDSTTENDVEVAQSKESPDVVDELDWDNSPHNPFNWPARKKALQVVMLSSAAFLASVGTSIMSAARGQLMTEFNVSSTVALLPLTMYVLALGFGPVIGGPLSETIGRYIIYAASVPLGAFFTLGAGFVHNMGGLCFLRFMAGLCWGPVLAVAPGTLSETFTPKNRGPVSAVFILMPFLGPGLGQVYTLPVIGSFVVNRKGWRWTQWTLIFFAIFAMIVTAFSEETFHPAIKRKLAKKMGLKVEPSPPLSARLKAFAVVAVVRPIRMLFFEPITGLICLYVSAEFGTLFSFFAAVPYTFGRVYQFSIEESGLVFLSIVIGCILGLVTVILCDVFLYRTKAHKYPPHQIPPEHRLYPAMIGSIGLPIGLFWFAWTARPGVSWASPAAAMIVFAWGNLCVFVSTIQYTTDTYHGSVVASAASANSLARYGFAGVFPLFTIQMYQKLGIDWASSLLGFIAVALLPVPWVLFKYGPRIRAKSEYETVQFS